One window of the Rhodococcus sovatensis genome contains the following:
- a CDS encoding HpcH/HpaI aldolase/citrate lyase family protein, with protein MTTFMETPVTSGVAPERARSWLLVPASKPDTFTAAIESEVDAVILDIEDAVAPKAKPAARDAVVAWLEAGNSAWVRINDATTSFWADDLAALSGLHGLAGVMLAKTESGSQVEATAARLAPGTRILALVESAVGLEAAPEIARADSTFRLAFGSGDFRRDTGMSDEPLAMAYPRSRLVVSSRAARLPGPIDGPTLTANESILARDSALTLSMGMTGKLCMHSEQAPTVNRELAPAPSDVTWADEVVDALGADGAHVKDGSDLPRLAKALKIREAAEVFGIHAD; from the coding sequence GTGACCACTTTCATGGAAACCCCAGTGACATCCGGCGTGGCGCCCGAGCGCGCACGCTCGTGGCTGTTGGTTCCGGCAAGCAAGCCGGACACATTCACTGCCGCCATCGAATCCGAGGTCGACGCCGTGATCCTCGACATCGAGGACGCAGTCGCGCCCAAAGCCAAGCCCGCCGCTCGCGACGCGGTCGTGGCATGGCTCGAAGCCGGAAATTCGGCATGGGTTCGCATCAACGACGCAACCACCAGTTTCTGGGCCGACGATCTCGCGGCATTGTCGGGGTTACATGGCCTCGCCGGGGTCATGCTGGCCAAGACCGAAAGCGGAAGCCAGGTAGAAGCCACCGCGGCACGCCTCGCGCCCGGTACCCGCATTCTCGCTCTCGTCGAATCTGCTGTTGGGCTCGAAGCGGCGCCGGAAATCGCTCGCGCGGACTCGACGTTCCGTCTCGCCTTCGGCAGCGGCGACTTCCGTCGTGATACCGGCATGAGCGACGAGCCTCTCGCGATGGCATATCCGCGTTCACGTCTGGTCGTGTCATCACGAGCAGCCCGTTTGCCCGGTCCCATCGACGGACCGACCCTCACCGCGAACGAGAGCATCCTTGCTCGTGACTCGGCGTTGACACTGTCGATGGGGATGACGGGCAAATTGTGCATGCACTCCGAACAGGCCCCGACCGTCAACCGTGAACTCGCCCCCGCTCCGAGTGATGTGACCTGGGCCGACGAGGTCGTCGACGCATTGGGCGCAGACGGTGCACACGTCAAGGACGGCAGTGACCTCCCCCGACTGGCGAAGGCTCTGAAAATCCGCGAAGCGGCCGAAGTGTTCGGGATTCACGCAGACTAG